DNA sequence from the Macadamia integrifolia cultivar HAES 741 unplaced genomic scaffold, SCU_Mint_v3 scaffold3576, whole genome shotgun sequence genome:
GCTGCCACAGCCACAGGCGATGATAGACCATGGATTGGAGACTAACTTCATTagttagaagaagagaatatgGGAGGAAATGGAATATCTCCTCCTCGATCTGGTCGCTgctgaatgtaaaataaaaactttcCGGATCTCACTTACTACCACATGGTTTAGGGATTTTTGGTATAATTTTTTGGTAGTCCTTAAAATTTCAAAGCTTGAATTTGACTTTGTATCTAATTCTGTTTTGGGAGAGTGTTCTCCGTGGGAGATGGCCATGGGAGTTGGCAATCTCTGCCAGTGCCCCCAACAACCTGTTTCTCTCCTATGTTCATATAGGTCATTTCATATGGGGATTAACTTTATATTATTATCGAAAGTTGTCGTTGTCTTGCATAATTTCAAATTTACATATGAATTGACAATATTTACCctcattagagaaaaaaaaaaattacgttATAcgacaaagataaaaaaaagattacaaattatttgacatcttAAAGGGTGTTATGTGATTCTCTAAATGACAGCTCTATTGTTCAAATATGATATAATTGGACTTCTCTAAAAGGAACTATCTTTAATAAAAGTTTTAGAGTTATAGAAATTAATTGTATTTAGGCTTACTTCGCTTTCTAGAATCTATTTATTAGAGTAACCTGACAATTTCTTTTCCTAGTCCATAAAAATTTCTCATAATGATTTTGCATAAATAAGATGGAAGATGAAATTGAAATCATATCAAAGAGAACCTAAGTGTTACCTGCGATTTGACTTTAAAATATGGGTGATTTGTGTGTAGgtgttttgagttttggggcttttgTGCATGACAGCCTATATTAGACAATAAACCAAGTTAAGAAAGAGGCTGATAAGGTAAGGTCCTCTTGAATACTTTCTAGGGAAAGGGTTTTCTATTCAAGAGTAATCCCTGGGCCACGGACACTGAGGGCACAAAAAGATCACCTTGCCCTTCCTCGAGTCACGTGCCCCTATGTCTGGGCATAGGAGTCGCTCTGAGACAGAAAACATTTGTCCATACTTCTAATAAGATATTTCATGCCCTATGCACCATGTAACTCCCTAACACAACAAACCTCATACAAGCTGATGTAGAGGAGGTCTTCAAGGAGTTCCTTGATCGTTTGGACTGACAGAAGACCACATTGTTTGACCGAAGATATTTGAATGATCTACCCAGAATTTTCAGCATTTTCAGCAATACTATTAGAACCACATCTTTTGACTCGGCTAACATCATGGGAGCCCTAACCCCATTTCGAAAATGGCAAGCAACGCTCTAGAGGCCCTCAATAGAGCCTGTGAAGTTTAGTCgcaaatttagggttttactagttttttattatgtttatgTTCTTACCATAATCAGTTGTTTTTACGTTTTTTCCTTCCTTAGAAGTACCTAGCTATATAAGGTTATTTTAGCTCATTTGTAAGATACTTCAGGTTTTAATCAAAAGTAGCCATTTTGTTCTTCCACTctggaattagggttttataTCTCTTGTGGATTCGAAGGTTTGCCTTTGTTAAAACGATATTTAAACCAATGCATTTTCATTGTGTTACAagctacaacaacaacatccaaaaaccttattccaacttaatggggccgattacatggagattccaagtaTGAACAAGCACAAGgttccatgcaaaaagattgaggTCATGGCTaattacaactacaatatcaCCTGTATAGCATCAATTCAAAGCAGGTAAGAAAATACTGAATTTACGCTGACTTTATTAATAAAAGGAAGTTGGATTAAAGAAATttcataaaacaaaataaaagtgCTATCATGTTCACAATCGTAAAGTTGGACAGTGGAGCTTAGATGTTGAGAAGACCTTGAGTAATTCGTACAAATTATGGTCCTTTTGATCCTTTTTAGTTGGAGAGTGACTAGAGAGGGACCAATAAGAcacaaaagaggagagagaaaatgaagccACCTGtttctttctcctattttgtgTCTTGCTAGTGGGCGGAGAGAATTTGAATCCCTTAGAAATACAATACATTTTCTCTGACCTCAAAATAAAATCGGTATCGAGATCAGTATcaaactacttaaatttttcTGATATGATAACTGATACTATAAGGTACAGTGCTCTACTCTAGTAGGTTGTAAATGAAAATAAGTTTAGTTAAACTATTCACTCAACTTTACACAACCCATCCGTTGTCGTCCAGCGGTTAGgatatctggctttcacccaGGAGACCCGGGTTCGATTCCCGGCAAcggaatttttgtttttttttttcttaaactcaTTCATTCTTATCATTCCCACCTCACAGAGAATTCATTCTTATCAGTCACAAAATCCACAATTAAATTTTATCATTGCCACCTCAGAGAAAATTCATTCATTCTTATCAGTCACAAAATCCACAATTACAAAACACATATAAAAGAAACGTCTTCTTTTTCATCCTCAAGCTGGACGTTGCTGGATTATTCAATATGTAATTTCTAAGAAAGATGGAAGGTGAGATTGAAACGGATGATGTAGGAGTTGGCAAGAGAAGCCATGTAGAGTTGGTTGCGGATCTGGAGGCCACCGGTGATGGTGAACAAACCTGGTTCAGTAAAGTACGCAATAGCTTCTCCTTTCAAATCCACGGCTATCACTCCCGCATTACTAAACATGTCTGGTAATGGGAGTTTCAGTTTTTCCAATATCCACACCGCCTTCCTGGCTATTGGGTATCTCAGTAGTGTTTCCCAGATGGCCGTCTTCCCCTACAACAACATTACACACCCATTGTCTTAATTAACAAGGAATTTGCAGTATGAAAGTCCAAATAATTTCTCAAGAGCAGAAACTTTAAAAAGTGTTACGATCGCATATCAATCATATGGGGTGATCATTCATCTATTTCGAAAGAGATTTTATTTAAGTTGATATCGGCTAGAGCTTCCTCACCTTGTAAGTCTGTTTATGTGGGTAAATTTTCCCAAGGTCAGTATCAGATAGGTTATAAATATCATTATAGGCATTTATATTGATCAGATCGAATTGGTCATATCAGGCATATTTTAAAAAaccttcatatatatatttttttgttttaaaaaaagaaCACTACTTGGTTATATGGCCTCTGCACCCAGACACAGAGAGAGTAATATGACGGTCCCCTTGTGATATAGCCAAATCATAcggctcagtagggtgaggacacgcgttgcccaccgggacacgtgtcgcccgccAGGTAGGGAGTACGAAGACTATCACGCTCtgtcacgtcgtttgcatgaggggaatattccccacaaggagGACAGAGGTATTGGAGCGGGactgggagagagaggaaggtggaccccagaaggcaagaggaaaccctaggCCCGAGGAACCTTATAAGGGGGCCCGAGAAGAAGGAAGCAGGTAAGCAttcagaccctcaccattactcccttactgaaaactgtgcggccgaccctaacttgagcatcggaggactaaccccggacaaagctccgggcctccgccgtctgtgcttgtgtaggaccaactcgcggggttttttggcagcaacagattgacgccgtctgtgggaacgacagtaatggtggggagagcCTACAACCGCAGGAAGATAAGAGCAGCGTTAAACATGAAcgtgggggaagaaccttcaggggggcttcctccctcggctGAGATAGGAGGAGAAAGGGGCAATGACGACTGGGAAGTATCCATAAGGTACCCGCGCTCAGGtggatattcagtacgcgaAGGTAGTgatcctccgccccctcctgAAGCGCAAGAATACTTGACGAGGGAGCAATTCGAAGCTCTCCAGGATAAGTATGACCGGATGgtcgaggcaatgaaggaggtctccaaagctgtctctcagaagaccggcggagcaccgccAGGCCCCCACATCAGCAGCGGAAAAGTCCCACACCCCAAGGTAGGACGCAGCGTGCCACCAGAGATCCACATGGGGATCCGCGTCGAGGAGACAATGAGAggcacgaggactcggggttgaagcGGATGATCCTAGAACTGAAAGATGaaatcaagaaggtggcagaaaatcaaaCGGGAAcccgcgagccagacctcactaatgacacggctctagctgatgaggtcatgagggatccgctcctgatcggctttcgcctacccaagtatgacacttatgacgggtcaggggaccccgttgatcacctggaaggcttcaaggtcgccatgcagttccatcgggtctcggaaaacatcatgtgtcgtgccctgccattgacgttcagaggagcggcgaggctatggtacaaccgtctgccgacgaagtcgatccacagcttcagcgacctgagttacttcttcgtgaagggattctctagtagccaaccccttcagaagaccatgttgaacttgaccaacgtcaagcaacatgaaggagaatcactgcgaaactacatgaagcgcttccaacaagagaaggtcacgatcagaggtctggacccgaaagaggagttcacagccctgctgggatttcgcctacccaagtatgacacttatgacgggtcaggggaccccgttgatcacctggaaggcttcaaggtcgccatgcagttccatcgggtctcggaaaacatcatgtgtcgtgccctgccattgacgttcagaggagcggcgaggctatggtacaaccgtctgccgacgaagtcgatccacagcttcagcgatctaggctacttcttcgtgaagggattctccagtagccaaccccttcagaagaccacgttgaacttgaccaacatcaagcaacatgaaggagaatcactgcgaaactacatgaagcgcttccaacaagagaaggtcacgatcagaggtctggacccgaaagaggagttcacagccctactgggaggcgtcaaggataaggagctgaaaaggtctttggcgaagcatacaccaaggaacctagccgagttgagagctcggtgcgagaagtacatccagatggaagaaacccttcaagccgatggagcagaaccaagcctcgtacaagagtagcaagcacactcgcattttgcaatttttgctcttacgcacttttaagttgtaattcctcatcctaaactctggaggatcttattcatggaaaatatgaaagctggtttacggcaattgagaaGAACTCTCCTATTTGGTGACATTAACTCTGCCGAATGAATACAGAcaaaggtccttgcctcggttgggagttcggccaaagccgaacggacctgaccgaaggtccttacctcggatggtgctcaggctaaggccgagccgatctgaccgaaggtccttacctcgatcgggggctcaggctaaggccgatccgaactgaccgaaggcaCCTACCTCGGACGATGCTCAGCCTAAGGCGGAgccgatctgaccgaaggttctTACCTTGGTCGGGAgcttaggctaaggccgagccgatctgacataaggtccttacctcggttgggggtcTCAGACAAGGCCAAGCCGAACTGATCGAAGGTAcgtacctcggacggtgctcagccTAAGGccaagccgaacggacctgaccgaaggtccccctctcggttgggagtttggctaaagccaaacagacctgactgaaagtcctcacctcggtcgggggtcgaccaaagccgaacggacctgatcgaaggtcctcaccttgattgggagttcggccaaagctgaacggacctgaccgaaggttcttACCTTggtgggggctcaggctaaggccgagccgatctgaccgaaggtccttacctcagtcggggtttcggccaaagccgagccgaactgaccaaaggtccttacctcggtcggggtctcggaaaaggccgagccaaactgacccAAGGTCCTTAActcggtcggggtctcggacaaggtcgagccaaactgaccgaaggtccttgcctcggattgggagttcggccaaagccgaacagacctgaccaaaggtcttcacctcggttgggagttcggccaaagctgaacggacctgaccgagggtcctcacctcggtcggggctcaggctaaggtcgagccgaactgaccgaaggtccttaacTCAGTCGGGGTCTCGGAAAAGGCCAATCCGAActaaccgaaggtcttcacatTGGCTGACTGAAGCTCTCGGTTgcaagcagaactaaagccgaaggaataaggctgAAGGcaggaaaaagagggaaaaattacaattacgaaaattttggttactcccacaggaagagactcctagcgggagtaagggggctcctgatatagccaaatcaTACagctcagtagggtgaggacacgcgtcgcccaccgggacacgtgtcgcccgccAGGTAGGGAGTACGAAGACTATCACGCTCtgtcacgtcgtttgcatgaggggaatattccccacaaggagGACAGAGGTATTGGAGCGGGactgggagagagaggaaggtggaccccagaaagcaagaggaaaccctaggCCCGAGGAACCTTATAAGGGGGCCCGAGAAGAAGAAAGCAGGTAAGCAttcagaccctcaccattactcccttactgaaaactgtgcggccgaccctaacttgagcgtcggaggactaaccccggacaaagctctgggcctccgccgtctgtgcttgtgcaggaccaactcgcggggttttttggcagcaacacctTGTAACCCAATACAAAATACCTACCTTCTTCTGATGCCCTTGTGGACGTGTAGTGCCACATGACCAAATAATGTTCTTCTTCTCATTATTTAAATACCCAATTCATCTAATATGTATTTTTATCATATATCGGTATCGGACTTTGACAATGCTAATATGTATCAACGaatatgataccaatacctaGAACCAAGTTCAAGAGaaaaataacatatatatatatatatatatattttttttttgaggaaagaggaagagaggtggAGCAACAATTGGAACAATGTATCACAACTGGATAAGTGAATTACCGCGGCTAACGCAATCCAATAGTGGCCATCTCCGTCGTATCGGATGTTGTCTGGCATACCGGGCAAATTGTCGATGAAATTCTCCACAATTCCTTTCTTCTTGCCTTGGAGGTGATATTTATTACATCTTTGCCTGCCCAGAAATTCAATTTTCCAATTAGAATTAGGAAAAAATTTTCACTCCATGAACCTGTAAGAATAAGCTTCCCGTCAAGTTTTACAGAATTTTACCACAGGGTAAAAAAAGATGTGGCAATCTAATCATTGGATAGACATTGAAAATTTGATTAGTTTAGTCGTcgtttttaaaattcaaattcaactatatataaatataatcaCTAGCAtaaggagaattttttttttcttaaagaattCAATCGATAATTCCATTTGagctaaaacttgacatgtgagaaATCGACTAAGACACCTAACAATGAATGTGACAAAGGTCAAGTAAGACTAAATGAAGGGTGAGTGACTTACAACATCGTTTCACAGAAGATGAGGAATTCCTGGTCAGGTGAGAGGGTAACCCCATTGGCGAAGTATAGGTCGCGTACCAACACTTTGGTCTCATTAGTGGATGGGTCGAAGCTCAACAGCCTACCGTAGGGCCTACCCTCGAGCAAGTCATACAA
Encoded proteins:
- the LOC122068211 gene encoding protein STRICTOSIDINE SYNTHASE-LIKE 5-like → MRRTFSEQGLLRLISNGEGGATPKVELLTDEAEGLKFRLTDSQDVGRDGVIYFTDASYKYSYADHLYDLLEGRPYGRLLSFDPSTNETKVLVRDLYFANGVTLSPDQEFLIFCETMLQRCNKYHLQGKKKGIVENFIDNLPGMPDNIRYDGDGHYWIALAAGKTAIWETLLRYPIARKAVWILEKLKLPLPDMFSNAGVIAVDLKGEAIAYFTEPGLFTITGGLQIRNQLYMASLANSYIIRFNLTFHLS